The Panthera uncia isolate 11264 unplaced genomic scaffold, Puncia_PCG_1.0 HiC_scaffold_1423, whole genome shotgun sequence nucleotide sequence TCAGTACTGaatactccttttttaaaattctttttctcccaatgtttatttatttttgagagagagagagaggaaggggcagagagagggggggaccgAGGATTCAAAGCCAGCTCTGTGCCCACcgcagagagcccagtgcggggcccgaactcgcaaactgtgagatcatgacctgagccggagtgagccacccaggtgctccagcacTGGGCACTTTTTATTGGGCACATGCCGGGTGCAGGGCCCGTGTGCTGAGTGACTTCTGCCCACTGCCATACCCCAGAGCCTGGAACGGTGTCGGTGTCGGGAAAGTAGTAGGTGCTCTGTGAACGTTTGCAAGTATGAACAATGGGCTCCCTAATGTTAGGGCTTGACAGGAATGCATGCATGCGTCGGCCCCGGGTACTTGCCCGGGGAACTTGCCTGGGAGGGTCTgggagctgaaggcagacgccaCCTAAGTTCCAATCCTGGCTCTAACCAAAGCCTCCAAGTGTGGCTTTGGCTGAGTCCCTGGGCCGCACATGCCTGAGGGGGAGGAGGCCAGAAGCCCCGACAGACGTCCTGGACGGGCCCAACAATTCCTTCTGTCCCCAGCGCCCAACCAGTGCGACCTTCACTGCCTGGCCGAGGGGCACGCCTTCTACCACACCTTCGGCCGCGTCCTGGACGGCACCCCCTGCAGCCCCGGGGCCCAGGGGCTCTGCGTGGCCGGCCGCTGCCTCGTAAGGCCTCGCCGGGCCCCGCCCCCCGTCCACCTCACATCCAGGCCCTGGCCACGGACCCCACTCCTTTCTCTCCCGGGTCCCGCCCCCTTCtccaagccccgcccccagcaccgCACCCACCCCGCCCCGTGTCCCCCCCAtgccaggcccccccccccccctttccccttgggcccccccccccggccccgcctcctAGGGCTGTCCCAGGCCAGGGGCTGTCCGCGAAGCCGCGCTCGTCCTCCCCGCCCCTGTAGAGCGCCGGCTGTGACGGTTTGCTGGGCTCGGACGCCCGCGAAGATCACTGCGGCCGCTGCGGCGGCGCCAACGAGTCGTGCCTTTTCGTGCAGCGCGTGTTCCGTGACTCCGGTGACCGCCCTCCCCGTCGTACCCGCTTGCCCAGAGCGGGCCCTTTAACGAGCCTCGGGCCCGGAAGCGAAATCCCGAGCTGATTGGGCAGTCCgtggcccagccccctccctctcttcattcTGACTGGTTACTGTCAGATGGCCCCGCCCTTCCCGGAACAGATGGGGTTTTAACCCTTTCCCAGCTGCACTTAAGCGAGAATAATCTTACCTCCAAAAGTTTACCGAGCGTTGTGGAGGTGCCAGGACCCTGGCTAACCTGCTTACcgcagtatctcatttaatcctcaactCATCCCTCAAATACCCTCCCACTCGCGCCCAACGCCCTCCTTTCCTTCCGCCCAGGTGCCTTCGCTGGGTACTGGAACGTGACCTTGATCCCCGAGGGCGCCAGACACATCCGCGTGGCCCACCGGAGCCGCAACCACCTGGGTATCGCAGGACCCGAAGGGGGAGGCGTCTTGCTGGCCGCCTCGGATACAGCCGGGgaggctgcggctgcggctgggGGGGAAGGGGTGCGGGAGGCGGAACGGCCCGGTTCCCGGAGCCCGGGCTGACCTTTCCCTTGCAGCGCTGATAGGGGTCGACGGGCGCTACGTGCTCAACGGGAACTGGGCGGTCAGCCCACCCGGGACCTACGAGGCGGCGGGCACCCGTGTGGTCTACACCCGCGCTGCGGGGCCAGAGGAGACGCTGAGCGCGGCTGGGCCCACCTCCCAAGACCTGCTCCTGCAGGTGCGGCCCAGGCTCTGCGGGGGCAGCTGGGAGATGGAGGGGGCGGTTGGCTactggatgggggcggggggccgggggccggagGGGGGAAGCTGGGCCATCGGGTCCGAGTGCGGCTCCCTCGGCGTGACACCCCTCCAGGTCCTCCTGCAGGAGCCCAACCCCGGCATCGAGTTCGAGTTCTGGCTCCCTCGGGAGCGCTACGGCCCCTTCCAGGCGCAGGCGCAGGCCCTGGGCTGGTCCCTGCGGCAGCCGCAGCCTCGGGAGGTGGAACCACAACCCGCTGAAGCCCCCGCGGCCCCAGCCGCCGTTTCCCCGAggaccccgccccccgccccaggtgaGGTGGGGACGGCCCGGTGGGAGCTAGCAGGCAGCTGAGGTCCGTGCCCCTCACCGTGCGCCCCCCACAGACCCCTGCTCCCCGTGCCCAGACACTCGAGGTCGCGCGCACCGGCTGCTCCACTATTGCGGCGGCGACTTCGGTGAGAGACTCCTGACCCCAACCGTTACCTGACTCCTGGTTGACCTGAACTTCAGCCCTGTCCTGCTGACCCCTGATGGCGATCTGACCCTACCCTTGACTCCTTGACCTGACTCCGACTTGACTCCTTCTGCCCCTAGTGGGACTCCTTGATCTGACCCTTTGCCCTCATCTGAACTTGGACTCCTCCTTGATCCCAGGCCCCTCTCCACAGTCCCCAGGGACCCCCAGTGCTCCATCTGGCCCCGGTTCCTTTCTCTGGCAACGGGGTGCACCTGAGGGGGGGTGCCCAGGGTGGAGTGTCCAGTCGGCCTCAGCAAAGTCCTGCCCACAGTGTTCAGGGCCCGAGTGCTGAGCCGCCTCCAACAGGCCCAGGAGACGCGCTATGAGGTTCGCGTGCAGCTCATCTATAAGAACCGCTCGCCACTGCGGGCCCTGGAGTACGTGTGGGCCCTGGGTCGCTGCCCCTGCCCGCGGCTGGACCTCCATCGCGAGTACCTGCTGGCCGTCCAGCGCCTCATCAGCCCTGACGGCACTCGGGACCGACTGCTGCTGCCCCACGCTGGCTACGCCCGAGCGTGGAGCCCTGCCGAGGACAGCCGCGTGCGCCTGGCTGCCCGACACTGCCCCGCCTGAGCCGCGGGACCGGGCCCCTGCCACCTACAGCAACAGAGGCGTGCCTgaccgggctcaaactcagcatATTTCCCGTCTTGCCCCGGCTTCCAGTGGCTTCCCGCCTACTACACATGCTTAGCTGTCCCTGCACACAGTCAGATCCACTGTCATGAGCAGGAGGCGCTGGTGAGGGAGGACACACTGAAGAGACGCTCTTATTTCCTCTCTCACtctggctgccaggaagctcatAGATGACTTATACTTAGAAACTTTGTGTCTGCTTTCATTTGCTTTGCCCCATGCTCTCTTTCGTAGAGACACTGTCACAAACGGGCATGGCCCAGAGGAAGGCTGCCCAACAAGACCTTGGAATAGAGCAGTTTCCCCTCTTGCCCTGGTTACCAGGACGTTCACTGCTGTTTAACTCCCTGGCactctgtgctctctcttctcaCTGACACACGTACGCCTCATGTGTTCAGAGACACTGTCTCCAACAGACATGCTCCCTAGAAGACACGCCTACCCAGGTACTGGAAGGTACCCATTTCCCCTTTTGCCCCGGCCACCAGGAAGTTCGGAGATAATCTTGAGCGCCTCAGCAAGTCTGGctgggtctttctttctttcctttcctttttttccttttctcctccttcctcccttcatccctttgtcccttccttccttccttccttccttccttccttccttttgattttatttttaaaataatgtctacgcccgatgtggggcccgaacccacaaccCGGAGACCTAGAATCACATCCTCCCCCGACTGAGCTGGCCAGATGCCCCTGGCTGGGTTTCTTTCGGACAACACTGCCCTCCATCCCTGTTTCTCCCTATTTAATCTTTGCGAGCACTTTTACGACGAGGACACCCCAGTGACACATACGCGGCTGCAGAAATTCCAGGATGTGCTGGGAGTCAGACCCACGGTCACGCTGTCAcggtgtgtgcacacactctcacgtgcaccccagccctcctcctcctcctcctggtccagtgccccctccccacgccccctGAGGGCCACACTGCCATCTCATGCCACCCAGGGCCCCGGTCCCTGTCCTCCTGTGTTCTCCTGGATATGTTCTACTCATCAGTCTTCTGGGGCCAGGAGGGCAGACCTAGGCCAAGTGTGAATTGGAGGTACCTGGAGGGTGTCACCCAACAAACCTTCTCGGGGCACTCTGGAAGGGCCACCCTTTACCTTCTCTCCCTGGATGGGACAGTCTGGTCTTCCGTACCGTCCGTCGTTGTGTTTTCCTTTAGGACACAGGACGCTCAACTGTGGGTCTCAGGCTCAGTGCCTGACCTTGCAGGTGACCTGTGGCCggaccctgcccctccctgggcctcagtttccccatctgcgaGTATCCTTTCAGCCCCTCGCAGCTCTGAGCATGGGAACCGCATCCCTCGGactccttcccctgcctctgggTCCCAGACCTGGCCCCGTCCCCGTCCCCGCGGCAAGTACTGAAGCTGGGGCCCCCCTGGGCCCCCCTTCCGCCCGTGTTAAACGGGGCACAGCGCTGGAGGGTGGTGTGGGGCCTGGGCGCCCCCTGGTGGTAGGACGGGAAAGGAAGGGACGCTAGGCACCTGGTGATGCCGGCACCCAGAGGGCCCCGCCTCTCCCCTGGGTGCCAGCCTTCCTCAGCAACACCTCTCCCCACACTCTGGCTTCCTGACACTGGCACCTACACCCAAGGCCCCTCTGTGCCCGTCAGGGCTGCCCGAGGTTGTCCCTGCACCTCTGCCACTGAGTGGGCTATGtcggggacggggggggggggggggggggggggggggggggggggggggNNNNNNNNNNNNNNNNNNNNNNNNNNNNNNNNNNNNNNNNNNNNNNNNNNNNNNNNNNNNNNNNNNNNNNNNNNNNNNNNNNNNNNNNNNNNNNNNNNNNggggggggggggggggggggggggggggggggggggaggggtccacGGGGCAGCCCTGCCCGAGCTCCCGGACCGGCTGGCCCAGCCGGTGGAGGAGAGGCCAGTGCGGGATGCGCCCTGGCAGACAGGACCCCTGAGTGGCACCCCGCTCCGTGAGGCAACATCGTTTCCAGGGCCGATCACGTACCAGTCGCCGCGGACGGTCCCTTGATGTCCTGATTTGCTCTTTCGCTTTAAAAGAAACacgagggggcgcctggggggctcagtcggttgagcggccgacttcggctcgggtcacgatctcacgtccgtgagttcgagccccgcggcgggctctgggccgacggctcggagcctggagcctgcttccgattccgtgtctccctctctctctgcccctcccccgttcatgctctgtctctctcggtctcaaaaataaataaaaaacattaaaaaaattttaaaagaaacacgaggggagggcgcctggggggctcagtcggttgagcatccgacttcggctcagttcatgatctcacgtccgtgagttcgagccccgcgtcgggctctgtgctgaccgttccgggactggagcctgcttcgggttctgtgtctccccttctctctgaccctcccgtgttcatgttctgtctctctctgtctaaaaaaaaaaaaaaaaaaaaaacatttaaaaaattaaaataaaatgaaataaaacaaacacttgAACACTTAAGAGAGAAAAGACGCCGCTGGGATTGTACAGATGTTCAAATCCCGCGCACGAACACGCACTCCAGGTGGTCAGAGAATGGCAGAAACGGGGTGACCCCAGGGCTGTGTCGTCCTCTCCACAATCCCCGGTCTCGGTTTTTAGCAGTCCCTGTGTCCCCATGGGGATACACAGTGCCCATGTGGTCGCCAGAAGGGACCACGAGCGAGGACGGTCAGACTTCCCTGCAGCGAGCTCCCTTGGCCGCGACAGGTGGGTCATCACTGGGGCTTCTCTGAACCCACAGGGTTTGTTAAAGGGTAAAGAACACAAATGCGAGTTCGAAGCTTGCGTCCCGTCCGTAACATAGCGATTCTGGCCACGATGGTTTCCTTCGCCCCCTGAAGTTTTCCCCACGACATCGCTGGCTCTGGGGTCCTGATGCTTTTCTTACTATGTTTAATTCTCTGCGGCCAGCACCCCCCTAATGCCTGCCCCGGGCCCGCCTACTCTCTCTGACCCTGAGCCAGGGTTAACCCACGGAGGGCCTGGGCCCCCACCGCTGCTGAGAGCCCCGGGCCGCCCTACAGCCCACAGGGTTACCTGCGGGTCACAGGGGGCACTGGCGGGACCACTTTGGGCGGGCTGAAGCCTAGTCTCCGGAACCTGTGACCAGGACCTTGTTTGGCAAAAGGGCGTTTTCAGACGTAACTAAGAGTCTGAAGacgagatcatcctggattaccaAGGTGAGCCCTAAACCCAGTGACAAGTGTCTTTGTTAGACggagacagaggagacagccACATGGCCACAGAGGCAGGCACTGGAGGGACGCGGCCACgagcccagggacgcctggggcCTCCAGGAGTTGGGACAGGCGGACAGGACCTTGCCCTGGAGCCTGCCGAGGGAGGAGCTCGGTCCTGCCACACCCTGACCTCCGCTTCCAGAATGTGGGAGAATAAATGTCTGTGATTTTAAGCCTCCCAGCGTGCTCGTGGCTCTTTCCAGCCACCCCACGACACTCAGAAATGCTCGCCCTGCACCCTCTGACAGGTGTGCGCCCCGAGGAAACCAGAGCTCTGCTCACGGAAGGCCGGTTCTAGAATGTTCCTGGCAGCTTGAGTCGCAGTAACCACAAGCTGGAGACCACTCCATCGACGGTGGATGGTGCGCACGAGCCAAATGAATCCTGTCCACCAGCCCCAGACACTACCGTGTGAGCGACCCCTCCAGCGACGCGGTGCGTCTGATGGACACGGCTCTGAGCCGGACAGGGAAGCACGTGGCCACTGCCGGGTGGCTGGGAGGGGCCATGTTGTCCCCGAGTCACTGCTGAC carries:
- the LOC125917041 gene encoding ADAMTS-like protein 5, producing the protein MGKLRPGDVEWLALGHTERDKNRGPERLNDCPKSHSQWAQSWGSDPGLLAPPLPRPLCSPTPRPLQNLLLLWTLLNCGLGGSAQGPGEWTPWGSWSRCSSSCGRGVSVRSRRCIWLPGLDTCWGDTHEYRHCHLPDCPPGAIPFRDLQCALYNGHPILGTQKTYQWVPFYGAPNQCDLHCLAEGHAFYHTFGRVLDGTPCSPGAQGLCVAGRCLSAGCDGLLGSDAREDHCGRCGGANESCLFVQRVFRDSGAFAGYWNVTLIPEGARHIRVAHRSRNHLALIGVDGRYVLNGNWAVSPPGTYEAAGTRVVYTRAAGPEETLSAAGPTSQDLLLQVLLQEPNPGIEFEFWLPRERYGPFQAQAQALGWSLRQPQPREVEPQPAEAPAAPAAVSPRTPPPAPDPCSPCPDTRGRAHRLLHYCGGDFVFRARVLSRLQQAQETRYEVRVQLIYKNRSPLRALEYVWALGRCPCPRLDLHREYLLAVQRLISPDGTRDRLLLPHAGYARAWSPAEDSRVRLAARHCPA